The following proteins are encoded in a genomic region of Rissa tridactyla isolate bRisTri1 chromosome 5, bRisTri1.patW.cur.20221130, whole genome shotgun sequence:
- the SOD3 gene encoding extracellular superoxide dismutase [Cu-Zn] has product MLLLLSLVTGLALSASGVMTGKETDPSQESFFEIQKKVNDLWQNLLYPVMPGNGTDGMIYATCEMKPSSKIDADKPQVTGQVLFRQYFSYGRLEAIFHLDGFPLDNNQSGRAIHIHELGDLSNGCDATGGHYNPFSVNHPRHPGDFGNFFPKEGKIRKYKTNLSATMFGPYSIMGRSVVIHEQEDDMGKGNNKASLENGNAGKRLACCVIGICNKNLWEEKLPEVTDKKKRGLKQT; this is encoded by the coding sequence atgcttctgcttctttctctggtCACTGGGCTTGCCCTGTCTGCCTCTGGTGTCATGACAGGCAAAGAAACTGATCCAAGCCAAGAGTCATTTTTTGAGATCCAGAAAAAAGTGAATGACCTCTGGCAGAATCTGCTCTATCCCGTAATGCCTGGTAACGGGACCGATGGGATGATTTACGCCACTTGTGAAATGAAGCCCAGCTCCAAAATAGATGCTGACAAGCCACAAGTGACTGGACAAGTCTTATTCAGACAGTATTTCTCATATGGAAGATTAGAAGCCATTTTTCACTTGGATGGGTTTCCGTTGGATAATAATCAATCTGGTAGAGCTATACACATCCATGAGCTTGGGGATCTCAGCAACGGCTGCGATGCTACAGGAGGACACTATAACCCTTTCAGCGTGAATCACCCCCGCCACCCAGGGGATTTCGGCaacttttttcctaaagaaggcaaaatcagaaaatacaaaacaaatctCTCTGCCACTATGTTTGGTCCGTATTCCATCATGGGCAGGTCCGTTGTGATCCACGAGCAGGAAGATGACATGGGCAAGGGCAACAATAAGGCCagtttggaaaatggaaatgctgGGAAACGCCTGGCTTGCTGCGTGATTGGGATATGCAACAAGAACTTGTGGGAAGAGAAACTGCCTGAGGTTACAGACAAGAAGAAGAGAGGGCTCAAACAAACATAG